Below is a genomic region from Paraburkholderia sp. BL23I1N1.
ATCGTCTTGAGCGGTTCCTTCACCACGAGCACGCGACCGTTTAGTAACCCAACGCCGTTGCTGGGCGCCGACCCTCGATGGCTCAAATGAAGTCTTTGGAAAATCATGAGCAAAAACCAACTTACCCGCTACCCGAGCCCTCTCACCGCGCCGCTGTCGAAAGCGGTCAGAGCAGGCGACTTCCTGTTTCTCTCAGGCCAGACGCCAAAGGACGAGAAACTGCAGCCGCTACGCGGAGACATCGAAGCGCAAACCCGAAATGTCCTGGAAACCATCGCGGCGTCCCTCGCTGAACTCGATTCCAACATGACCCAAGTGGTGCGCGCTACGGTATGGCTCTCCGACATCAAGCTGATGTCTCGTTTCAACGCCGTGTACGCGGAGTTCTTCAAGAACGCGTTACCAGTGCGGAGCACTGTCGAAGCACAACTCTCACAAGGGGTCGATGTGGAAATCGAGGTGACCGCGTTCGCGCCTGCTCATTAGGCCAGGTTGCAAATGGTTCCTCCTCGACGTGACGTCGAACCCGACGTGAGGATTGGTTTTCTATCCTCTCCTGGCCCCTGTTGTTCAACCCATGATGCTCTAGTGTTTGGCATCCTCGAACGGAGTTTTGCATGAGTCTTCCCGGTTTTCGGATTAACCCGGCGCCGAATGTTGCGCCCGAAGGTGTTATCGACCGTCTGAAGAACGTAGTGACGCCACACCTCAGCGACAACATGGGTCGCTTGGTCGGAGCAGTCGGACTCACACGTTTTAACAAGACTGGCAAGTTGGTCGGGACGGCATTCACGGTGAAGACGCGCCCGGGCGACAATCTCATCATCTACAAAGCGCTGATGATGATGCAATCCGGCCATGTTCTGGTCGTTGACGGGGGTGGGGAGCAACACAACGCATTAGTCGGCGAACTGGTAAAGCTACATGCTGAACAACACGGTTGCGTCGGATTTGTCATTGATGGCTCTATCCGTGACGTTGCAGCATTTGAGGCTTTTCCATGCTATGCCCGTAGCATTAGCCACCGCGGGCCATACAAGGACGGACCGGGCGAACTCAATGTCCCGGTTTCCGTCGGCGGACAGGTTGTGAACCCGGGTGACTTGGTTGTTGGCGACGAAGACGGTGTCGTGTTCTTCCCGCAGGATAGCGCGGAGGAGTTGTTGGCTCTTGCGAGCAAACATGCTGAGAAAGAGCGAGGGATTCAGGACGAGATTGCCACTGGCCGACGTGAACAGCAATGGATTGAAAAACTGCTGCATGACAAGATAGTCGCGTAAGCGAGTCCAAGGGGCCGGCGTAAAGCAGGTCAATCGCTTTCTCGGAGTGCCTAGGCAACATCGCGATGTGCTCAAGCGAAGTGGCGGGACCCTGATTGACTGGCGTCGCGCAGCGCAGCGGGACAAGTCGAATTCGATAACATATGCATTACGGGAGTATGTCGCATGAGCAGCCGCGGAGAGTTCTTCTCGGAACCTTTGATGGAAGAAATCAAGGGCCGATTTCACCATGTCGACGCCGACGCCGACGGACAAAGACGGCTGTTCTTCGACAATGCGGGTGGCTCGTTCCGCCTAAAGGCAGCTGTTGATTCGTTAAGCGCTTTGGATACGGTGCCTGACAATCCCGAACGAATACACGGCCGCGCTCTTCGGTTGCAGGAGGTGATGGCGCGCGGAGAAAGCGACATCCAGACCATTCTCAACGCACGGGATGGAAGCATCTTCACAGCGCTGACGGCGTCTGAGACGATGTTTGACATGGTGCGAGCCATCATGGAGAACGTCCCGGGAGGCAATGCCGTTACGACCATCCTCGAGCATCCGTCATCGTTTGACTCGATGAAGATGTATTGCGAGCGTACAGAGAGGGAGTTGCGGGTCGCACCAAGTAACCCTGAAACGGGGGGTGTTGACGTCAACGATATTGTAAAGCTGGTAGATGGCGATACCGTTCTACTCAGCGTCATGTACGCGTCCAACATCTCGGGAGCTAAGTTTGACCTCGCGGACATCGTCGAGAAAGCGAGAGCGAAGAATCCGGACCTTTACATCGTCGTGGACGCGGTCCAGCATGCGCCCCATGGCGTGATAGACCTCCAGAAGACACCTGTCGACGGTATCAACTTCGCACCGTACAAGTTTTTTGGCTGTCGCGGCTCGGGTATTGCATGGCTTTCTCCTCGAGTTGCTAAGTTTCCTCATCATCGACTTCTCGCAAAGCCACAAGATGCGTGGCAATTAGGCACCCCAACTCCCGGCCAGTTCGCGATGGTGACCAAAATCGTCGACTATATCGCTTGGCTAGGCGCGCGCTTTAACGACTCGGAGGACCGTCGTGCACTGTTTCTCGAAGGCATGCATCGCATCGAACTGCAAGAACGAGCTCTCCTCTTGGCATTACTTGAAGGGCAAGGCGCGCAGCGAGGCTTAAGGCATATGCCTGGTGTCGAGGTGTATTG
It encodes:
- a CDS encoding RidA family protein, yielding MSKNQLTRYPSPLTAPLSKAVRAGDFLFLSGQTPKDEKLQPLRGDIEAQTRNVLETIAASLAELDSNMTQVVRATVWLSDIKLMSRFNAVYAEFFKNALPVRSTVEAQLSQGVDVEIEVTAFAPAH
- a CDS encoding aminotransferase class V-fold PLP-dependent enzyme, coding for MSSRGEFFSEPLMEEIKGRFHHVDADADGQRRLFFDNAGGSFRLKAAVDSLSALDTVPDNPERIHGRALRLQEVMARGESDIQTILNARDGSIFTALTASETMFDMVRAIMENVPGGNAVTTILEHPSSFDSMKMYCERTERELRVAPSNPETGGVDVNDIVKLVDGDTVLLSVMYASNISGAKFDLADIVEKARAKNPDLYIVVDAVQHAPHGVIDLQKTPVDGINFAPYKFFGCRGSGIAWLSPRVAKFPHHRLLAKPQDAWQLGTPTPGQFAMVTKIVDYIAWLGARFNDSEDRRALFLEGMHRIELQERALLLALLEGQGAQRGLRHMPGVEVYWDHDDFTRRDLIVGIGFSNLEATEAVREYERRGVIVYERVETSVYSGRMLKSFGLKSAVRLSPLHCHSRADIERFLVITEELLTL
- a CDS encoding RraA family protein, which gives rise to MSLPGFRINPAPNVAPEGVIDRLKNVVTPHLSDNMGRLVGAVGLTRFNKTGKLVGTAFTVKTRPGDNLIIYKALMMMQSGHVLVVDGGGEQHNALVGELVKLHAEQHGCVGFVIDGSIRDVAAFEAFPCYARSISHRGPYKDGPGELNVPVSVGGQVVNPGDLVVGDEDGVVFFPQDSAEELLALASKHAEKERGIQDEIATGRREQQWIEKLLHDKIVA